A single Leptotrichia trevisanii DSM 22070 DNA region contains:
- a CDS encoding Rid family detoxifying hydrolase: MKKIPEAVGPYSAFRKAGDFLYISGQIAINPENQQIEAVTVEEQTRQVLENLKAILENNGLTTKNVIKTTVLLDNINDFTAVNNIYAEYFTEPYPARSAFAVDKLPKGVFVEIEAIAYFGE, encoded by the coding sequence ATGAAAAAAATACCAGAAGCAGTCGGGCCATATTCAGCATTCAGAAAAGCAGGCGACTTTTTGTACATCTCAGGGCAAATCGCAATAAATCCTGAAAATCAGCAAATTGAAGCTGTTACTGTAGAAGAGCAGACAAGACAAGTTCTCGAAAACTTAAAGGCAATCTTGGAAAACAATGGATTAACAACAAAAAATGTAATAAAAACAACAGTTTTGCTTGACAACATCAATGATTTTACAGCAGTAAACAATATTTATGCAGAATATTTTACTGAACCATATCCAGCAAGATCAGCTTTTGCGGTGGATAAATTACCAAAAGGGGTTTTTGTAGAAATTGAAGCGATAGCTTATTTTGGAGAATAA